From one Notolabrus celidotus isolate fNotCel1 chromosome 24, fNotCel1.pri, whole genome shotgun sequence genomic stretch:
- the LOC117808230 gene encoding fas apoptotic inhibitory molecule 1-like isoform X2 — protein sequence MSGNRVSRDRPAPSDMLAGDLVAVWEVALSDGVYRIDFAHGTTTGKRVVHVNGQEVIRRDWMFKLVGQETFTVGSSSTKATIFIEAISGFAYEYTLEVGGKSLQKFIDNRAKVTKTWLLKVDGEDCRVVLEKDTMDVWCNGQKMDTRGEFVDDGTETHFMLGEHECCIKAASSGKKRSGIVHYLLLDGEKVPASTQ from the exons ATGTCAGGgaacagagtcagcagagac CGCCCTGCTCCTTCTGACATGCTCGCCGGGGATCTGGTGGCCGTGTGGGAGGTGGCGCTCAGCGACGGCGTGTACCGGATCGACTTCGCTCATGGGACCACCACCGGGAAACGAGTCGTCCACGTCAACGGACAG GAAGTCATCAGGAGGGACTGGATGTTTAAGCTGGTCGGACAGGAAACGTTCACCGTGGGAAGCTCCAGCACCAAAGCCACCATCTTCATCGAGGCCATCAGCGGCTTCGCCTACGAGTACACGCTGGAGGTCGGGGGAAAGAGTCTGCAGAAGTTCATCGACAACCGGGCCAAGGTCACGAAGACCTGGCTGCTGAAGGTGGACGGGGAGGACTGCCGGGTGGTGCTGG AAAAGGACACCATGGACGTTTGGTGCAACGGGCAGAAAATGGACACCAGG GGAGAGTTTGTGGACGATggcacagagacacacttcaTGTTGGGGGAACACGAGTGCTGCATCAAAGCAGCGAGCAGTGGGAAGAAGAGGAGCGGCATTGTGCACTACTTACTGCTGGATGGAGAGAAAGTTCCTGCTTCAACACAATGA
- the LOC117808230 gene encoding fas apoptotic inhibitory molecule 1-like isoform X1: MNTPFSLRGQRSAYDLPPLVHSSPAYLSPCVSHTQRPAPSDMLAGDLVAVWEVALSDGVYRIDFAHGTTTGKRVVHVNGQEVIRRDWMFKLVGQETFTVGSSSTKATIFIEAISGFAYEYTLEVGGKSLQKFIDNRAKVTKTWLLKVDGEDCRVVLEKDTMDVWCNGQKMDTRGEFVDDGTETHFMLGEHECCIKAASSGKKRSGIVHYLLLDGEKVPASTQ, translated from the exons ATGAACACGCCTTTCTCTCTCAG aggtcagaggtcagcctACGATCTGCCCCCCCTGGTCCACAGTTCTCCAGCGTATCTGTCCCCCTGTGTGTCACACACCCAG CGCCCTGCTCCTTCTGACATGCTCGCCGGGGATCTGGTGGCCGTGTGGGAGGTGGCGCTCAGCGACGGCGTGTACCGGATCGACTTCGCTCATGGGACCACCACCGGGAAACGAGTCGTCCACGTCAACGGACAG GAAGTCATCAGGAGGGACTGGATGTTTAAGCTGGTCGGACAGGAAACGTTCACCGTGGGAAGCTCCAGCACCAAAGCCACCATCTTCATCGAGGCCATCAGCGGCTTCGCCTACGAGTACACGCTGGAGGTCGGGGGAAAGAGTCTGCAGAAGTTCATCGACAACCGGGCCAAGGTCACGAAGACCTGGCTGCTGAAGGTGGACGGGGAGGACTGCCGGGTGGTGCTGG AAAAGGACACCATGGACGTTTGGTGCAACGGGCAGAAAATGGACACCAGG GGAGAGTTTGTGGACGATggcacagagacacacttcaTGTTGGGGGAACACGAGTGCTGCATCAAAGCAGCGAGCAGTGGGAAGAAGAGGAGCGGCATTGTGCACTACTTACTGCTGGATGGAGAGAAAGTTCCTGCTTCAACACAATGA
- the LOC117808231 gene encoding ras-related protein ralB-B-like encodes MASSKNKNQTSLVLHKVIMVGSGGVGKSALTLQFMYDEFVEDYEPTKADSYRKKVVLDGEDVQIDILDTAGQEDYAAIRDNYFRSGEGFLLVFSITEHESFTATSEFREQILRVKEEEGIPLLVVGNKSDLEERRQVSADEATAKAGEWGVQYVETSAKTRANVDKVFFDLMREVRKKKMAESKDKNGPSGKKKKKRCCIL; translated from the exons ATGGCCTCAAGCAAGAACAAGAACCAGACCTCTCTGGTCCTCCATAAGGTGATCATGGTGGGCAGTGGAGGCGTGGGGAAGTCTGCTCTCACCCTGCAGTTCATGTACGACGAG TTCGTGGAGGACTACGAGCCCACCAAGGCCGACAGCTACAGGAAGAAGGTGGTGCTGGACGGCGAGGACGTTCAGATCGACATCCTGGACACGGCGGGTCAAGAAGACTACGCCGCCATCAGAGACAACTACTTCAGGAGTGGGGAGGGCTTCCTGCTGGTGTTCTCCATCACGGAGCACGAGTCCTTCACCGCCACGTCAGAGTTCAG ggAGCAGATCCTGCGGgtgaaggaagaggaggggatcCCTCTCCTCGTGGTGGGGAACAAGTCTGACCTTGAGGAGCGGCGGCAGGTTTCTGCAGACGAGGCCACGGCGAAGGCGGGCGAGTGGGGGGTCCAGTACGTGGAGACCTCGGCCAAGACGAGAGCCAACGTGGACAAG GTTTTCTTCGACCTCATGCGCGAGGTCCGCAAGAAGAAAATGGCGGAGAGCAAAGACAAAAACGGGCCGAGcggcaagaagaagaaaaagcgcTGCTGCATCCTTTAA
- the LOC117808230 gene encoding fas apoptotic inhibitory molecule 1-like isoform X3: MLAGDLVAVWEVALSDGVYRIDFAHGTTTGKRVVHVNGQEVIRRDWMFKLVGQETFTVGSSSTKATIFIEAISGFAYEYTLEVGGKSLQKFIDNRAKVTKTWLLKVDGEDCRVVLEKDTMDVWCNGQKMDTRGEFVDDGTETHFMLGEHECCIKAASSGKKRSGIVHYLLLDGEKVPASTQ; encoded by the exons ATGCTCGCCGGGGATCTGGTGGCCGTGTGGGAGGTGGCGCTCAGCGACGGCGTGTACCGGATCGACTTCGCTCATGGGACCACCACCGGGAAACGAGTCGTCCACGTCAACGGACAG GAAGTCATCAGGAGGGACTGGATGTTTAAGCTGGTCGGACAGGAAACGTTCACCGTGGGAAGCTCCAGCACCAAAGCCACCATCTTCATCGAGGCCATCAGCGGCTTCGCCTACGAGTACACGCTGGAGGTCGGGGGAAAGAGTCTGCAGAAGTTCATCGACAACCGGGCCAAGGTCACGAAGACCTGGCTGCTGAAGGTGGACGGGGAGGACTGCCGGGTGGTGCTGG AAAAGGACACCATGGACGTTTGGTGCAACGGGCAGAAAATGGACACCAGG GGAGAGTTTGTGGACGATggcacagagacacacttcaTGTTGGGGGAACACGAGTGCTGCATCAAAGCAGCGAGCAGTGGGAAGAAGAGGAGCGGCATTGTGCACTACTTACTGCTGGATGGAGAGAAAGTTCCTGCTTCAACACAATGA